One window of the Chelonoidis abingdonii isolate Lonesome George chromosome 3, CheloAbing_2.0, whole genome shotgun sequence genome contains the following:
- the LOC116829105 gene encoding BLOC-1-related complex subunit 6-like, whose amino-acid sequence MADGRRGTATETGGPGQQEQFGVERSLEALSLECGATGAGARQPGGRRATIATALELEGSVRREGLLTHFVASNLQRKIQLSAPAASPIPPVDPAALRDLVALAGQVAAQVDELLRSVHCGLQALTALSVGCIQTYRDGVESLGEAVDTSIRAMYTLVARCEELDLAMQPVPALARRIRDMKGTLERLEGLCK is encoded by the coding sequence ATGGCGGATGGGCGTCGCGGTACTGCCACGGAGACAGGGGGGCCCGGGCAGCAGGAGCAGTTCGGGGTCGAACGGAGCCTGGAGGCGCTGAGCCTGGAGTGCGGCGCGACCGGCGCGGGAGCGCGGCAGCCGGGGGGTCGCAGGGCCACCATCGCCACCGCGCTGGAGCTGGAGGGCAGCGTGCGCCGCGAGGGCCTCCTCACCCACTTCGTAGCCAGCAACCTGCAGCGGAAGATCCAGCTCAGCGCGCCCGCCGCCAGTCCCATCCCCCCCGTAGACCCCGCGGCGCTGCGGGACCTGGTGGCGTTGGCCGGGCAGGTGGCCGCGCAGGTGGATGAGCTGCTGCGGAGCGTGCACTGCGGCCTGCAGGCCCTGACCGCCCTGAGCGTGGGCTGCATCCAGACCTACCGCGACGGCGTGGAGAGCCTGGGCGAAGCCGTGGACACCAGCATCCGAGCTATGTACACGCTGGTGGCGCGGTGCGAGGAGCTGGACCTGGCCATGCAGCCCGTACCGGCCCTAGCCAGGCGTATCCGTGACATGAAGGGCAC
- the PNRC1 gene encoding proline-rich nuclear receptor coactivator 1 — translation MASVSSDWSLPERGVSLAVLIGAAAEVGVCISSINTGALLAVRLTPSPCSPSSGSGISPPSKPPKSLRTLCGHFPAPSLLPLCSSEHPTPAMVTTTAPPPFLARLSAGTEDARRLPPSLFQRLMRGGNNCENQPSCCLAGPGVGARPALKRVRRRKGKIRPSPSGLLPSRYQQYQQHRAGLGRRAPLGAPGPGDVHTLPVPAVPTAPAEEPPASAPPRPAPSKPLRKEFLKNKMGKSEKAPAPHCQAVHSVHLGEQPKNNKQKSKCNMPLTKIASVKKNESNFWQLSLSPEITEKQEKKLPNNTENLRNMRSKKPGSPTEVNQKESYAGAKFSDPPSPSVLPKPPSHWVGCTVEYSDQNKELMAVHLKTLLKVQA, via the exons ATGGCTTCAGTCTCTTCGGATTGGTCATTACCAGAGAGAGGCGTGTCACTGGCTGTGTTGATTGGTGCTGCGGCGGAAGTGGGCGTGTGCATCTCGAGTATCAACACTGGGGCGCTCCTCGCAGTTCGTCTCACTCCCTCGCCATGTTCTCCTAGCAGCGGATCTGGGATTTCACCACCATCGAAGCCTCCAAAGTCCCTGCGGACGCTGTGCGGCCACTTCCCAGcaccctctcttctccccctgtgCAGCTCTGAACACCCGACTCCCGCCATGGTCACCACCACGGCGCCGCCACCCTTCCTAGCCCGGCTCTCGGCAGGCACTGAGGACGCCCGGCGGCTACCCCCCAGCCTCTTCCAACGCCTCATGCGGGGGGGCAACAACTGTGAGaaccagcccagctgctgcctggcgGGGCCCGGGGTTGGCGCGCGGCCGGCGCTGAAACGAGTGAGGCGGAGAAAGGGAAAGATCCGGCCCAGCCCTTCGGGGCTGCTACCGAGCCGCTACCAGCAATATCAACAGCACCGCGCTGGCCTGGGCAGAAGGGCCCCGCTGGGAGCCCCCGGCCCGGGAGACGTTCACACGCTCCCAGTACCAGCCGTTCCCACCGCCCCGGCCGAGGAGCCCCCCGCATCGGCCCCCCCGAGACCGGCGCCCAGCAAGCCCCTGAGGAAGGAG TTCTTGAAGAACAAGATGGGCAAGTCTGAGAAGGCTCCCGCTCCCCACTGCCAGGCTGTTCACAGCGTACACCTGGGTGAACAGCCCAAGAATAACAAGCAGAAGAGCAAATGTAATATGCCGCTCACAAAGATCGCATCTGTGAAGAAAAATGAAAGTAACTTTTGGCAGCTTTCCCTGTCGCCTGAGATAActgaaaagcaagagaaaaagctGCCTAATAACACTGAGAACTTAAGAAACATGAGATCAAAGAAACCTGGTTCTCCAACTGAAGTGAACCAAAAAGAAAGTTATGCTGGGGCAAAGTTTAGTGACCCGCCATCTCCCAGTGTCCTTCCAAAGCCTCCCAGTCACTGGGTGGGATGCACTGTTGAATATTCTGACCAAAATAAGGAGCTGATGGCAGTCCATTTAAAAACTCTCCTAAAAGTTCAAGCATAA
- the PM20D2 gene encoding xaa-Arg dipeptidase isoform X1, which produces MRPQEPAQSGAVAVSPAVLETLKQRAAECIELSAGWLSALSREIWSRPELAFEEHQAHGALTRFFSCSELPGAAWAVQPHYKLDTAFRAEWGPAAPALRPLHLGFLCEYDALPGIGHACGHNLIAEVGAAAALGVKGALESLPQPFPAAVKITVLGTPAEEGGGGKIELIAAGAFDDLDVVFMAHPAQSDAAYLPDVAEHDVTVKYYGKASHAAAYPWEGVNALDAAVLAYNNISVLRQQMKPTWRVHGIIKNGGVKPNIIPSYTELEFYLRAPSLKDLTILTERAENCFKAAAVATKCKVEIKGGRHDYYNVLQNKSLEKTYIENGKELGMEFLADESFLNGPSGSTDFGNVTYVVPGIHPYFYIGSDALNHTEPYTAASGSQEAQFYTLRAAKALAMTALDVIFKPDLLEKVREDFRQTTLKEKGHLNVTEQGKESGTAAACATR; this is translated from the exons ATGAGGCCTCAGGAGCCGGCGCAGAGCGGCGCCGTCGCCGTGTCCCCGGCGGTGCTGGAGACGCTGAAGCAGCGGGCGGCTGAGTGCATCGAGCTGAGCGCCGGGTGGCTGAGCGCCCTGAGCCGGGAGATCTGGAGCCGCCCCGAGCTGGCCTTCGAAGAGCATCAGGCGCACGGCGCCCTGACCCGCTTCTTCTCCTGCTCCGAGCTGCCGGGGGCCGCCTGGGCCGTGCAGCCGCACTACAAGCTGGACACCGCCTTCCGGGCCGAGTGGGGCCCCGCCGCCCCGGCCCTGCGGCCGCTGCACTTGGGCTTCTTGTGCGAGTACGATGCGCTGCCCGGGATCGGACACGCCTGCGGCCATAACCTCATCGCCGAGGTGGGGGCGGCCGCGGCCTTGGGCGTGAAGGGCGCCCTGGAGAGTCTGCCCCAGCCGTTCCCCGCCGCGGTGAAG ATCACAGTACTGGGAACTCCTGCAGAAGAAGGTGGAGGTGGCAAAATAGAGCTCATAGCAGCTGGTGCTTTTGATGATCTGGATGTTGTTTTTATGGCCCATCCAGCACAAAGTGATGCAGCTTATTTACCCGATGTGGCTGAGCATGA TGTGACTGTGAAATACTATGGAAAAGCTTCTCATGCTGCTGCTTATCCTTGGGAAGGAGTAAATGCATTAGACGCTGCTGTTCTTGCATACAACAATATATCAGTTTTAAGACAGCAAATGAAACCAACCTGGAGAGTTCATG GTATAATAAAAAATGGTGGCGTGAAACCTAATATCATCCCTTCTTACACTGAGCTAGAGTTTTACTTGCGTGCCCCTTCACTGAAGGACCTCACCATTCTGACAGAGAGAGCTGAAAATTGCTTCAAAGCTGCAGCTGTGGCCACAAAATGCAAA GTGGAAATCAAAGGTGGAAGGCATGACTACTACAATGTGCTTCAGAACAAGAGTCTGGAGAAAACCTACATAGAGAATGGAAAAGAGCTTGGAATGGAATTCCTTGCAGATGAGTCTTTTTTGAATGGTCCATCAG GTTCCACCGACTTTGGGAATGTTACATATGTGGTTCCTGGGATTCATCCCTATTTTTACATTGGCTCAGATGCATTGAACCATACCGAGCCATACACTGCAGCTTCAG GGTCTCAAGAAGCACAGTTCTACACTCTACGTGCAGCAAAAGCTTTGGCAATGACTGCACTAGATGTTATCTTCAAGCCAGATCTGTTGGAAAAAGTCAGAGAAGACTTCAGACAAACGACTCTAAAAGAGAAAGGCCACTTAAAtgtaacagaacagggcaaagaatctggcacagcagcagcatgtgcaACACGttaa
- the PM20D2 gene encoding xaa-Arg dipeptidase isoform X3, with amino-acid sequence MRPQEPAQSGAVAVSPAVLETLKQRAAECIELSAGWLSALSREIWSRPELAFEEHQAHGALTRFFSCSELPGAAWAVQPHYKLDTAFRAEWGPAAPALRPLHLGFLCEYDALPGIGHACGHNLIAEVGAAAALGVKGALESLPQPFPAAVKITVLGTPAEEGGGGKIELIAAGAFDDLDVVFMAHPAQSDAAYLPDVAEHDVTVKYYGKASHAAAYPWEGVNALDAAVLAYNNISVLRQQMKPTWRVHGIIKNGGVKPNIIPSYTELEFYLRAPSLKDLTILTERAENCFKAAAVATKCKVEIKGGRHDYYNVLQNKSLEKTYIENGKELGMEFLADESFLNGPSGSTDFGNVTYVVPGIHPYFYIGSDALNHTEPYTAASDVDEEPFC; translated from the exons ATGAGGCCTCAGGAGCCGGCGCAGAGCGGCGCCGTCGCCGTGTCCCCGGCGGTGCTGGAGACGCTGAAGCAGCGGGCGGCTGAGTGCATCGAGCTGAGCGCCGGGTGGCTGAGCGCCCTGAGCCGGGAGATCTGGAGCCGCCCCGAGCTGGCCTTCGAAGAGCATCAGGCGCACGGCGCCCTGACCCGCTTCTTCTCCTGCTCCGAGCTGCCGGGGGCCGCCTGGGCCGTGCAGCCGCACTACAAGCTGGACACCGCCTTCCGGGCCGAGTGGGGCCCCGCCGCCCCGGCCCTGCGGCCGCTGCACTTGGGCTTCTTGTGCGAGTACGATGCGCTGCCCGGGATCGGACACGCCTGCGGCCATAACCTCATCGCCGAGGTGGGGGCGGCCGCGGCCTTGGGCGTGAAGGGCGCCCTGGAGAGTCTGCCCCAGCCGTTCCCCGCCGCGGTGAAG ATCACAGTACTGGGAACTCCTGCAGAAGAAGGTGGAGGTGGCAAAATAGAGCTCATAGCAGCTGGTGCTTTTGATGATCTGGATGTTGTTTTTATGGCCCATCCAGCACAAAGTGATGCAGCTTATTTACCCGATGTGGCTGAGCATGA TGTGACTGTGAAATACTATGGAAAAGCTTCTCATGCTGCTGCTTATCCTTGGGAAGGAGTAAATGCATTAGACGCTGCTGTTCTTGCATACAACAATATATCAGTTTTAAGACAGCAAATGAAACCAACCTGGAGAGTTCATG GTATAATAAAAAATGGTGGCGTGAAACCTAATATCATCCCTTCTTACACTGAGCTAGAGTTTTACTTGCGTGCCCCTTCACTGAAGGACCTCACCATTCTGACAGAGAGAGCTGAAAATTGCTTCAAAGCTGCAGCTGTGGCCACAAAATGCAAA GTGGAAATCAAAGGTGGAAGGCATGACTACTACAATGTGCTTCAGAACAAGAGTCTGGAGAAAACCTACATAGAGAATGGAAAAGAGCTTGGAATGGAATTCCTTGCAGATGAGTCTTTTTTGAATGGTCCATCAG GTTCCACCGACTTTGGGAATGTTACATATGTGGTTCCTGGGATTCATCCCTATTTTTACATTGGCTCAGATGCATTGAACCATACCGAGCCATACACTGCAGCTTCAG
- the PM20D2 gene encoding xaa-Arg dipeptidase isoform X2: MRPQEPAQSGAVAVSPAVLETLKQRAAECIELSAGWLSALSREIWSRPELAFEEHQAHGALTRFFSCSELPGAAWAVQPHYKLDTAFRAEWGPAAPALRPLHLGFLCEYDALPGIGHACGHNLIAEVGAAAALGVKGALESLPQPFPAAVKITVLGTPAEEGGGGKIELIAAGAFDDLDVVFMAHPAQSDAAYLPDVAEHDVTVKYYGKASHAAAYPWEGVNALDAAVLAYNNISVLRQQMKPTWRVHGIIKNGGVKPNIIPSYTELEFYLRAPSLKDLTILTERAENCFKAAAVATKCKVEIKGGRHDYYNVLQNKSLEKTYIENGKELGMEFLADESFLNGPSGSTDFGNVTYVVPGIHPYFYIGSDALNHTEPYTAASGPKNFSRPRPSDYEGKAHKSKASADCNL; the protein is encoded by the exons ATGAGGCCTCAGGAGCCGGCGCAGAGCGGCGCCGTCGCCGTGTCCCCGGCGGTGCTGGAGACGCTGAAGCAGCGGGCGGCTGAGTGCATCGAGCTGAGCGCCGGGTGGCTGAGCGCCCTGAGCCGGGAGATCTGGAGCCGCCCCGAGCTGGCCTTCGAAGAGCATCAGGCGCACGGCGCCCTGACCCGCTTCTTCTCCTGCTCCGAGCTGCCGGGGGCCGCCTGGGCCGTGCAGCCGCACTACAAGCTGGACACCGCCTTCCGGGCCGAGTGGGGCCCCGCCGCCCCGGCCCTGCGGCCGCTGCACTTGGGCTTCTTGTGCGAGTACGATGCGCTGCCCGGGATCGGACACGCCTGCGGCCATAACCTCATCGCCGAGGTGGGGGCGGCCGCGGCCTTGGGCGTGAAGGGCGCCCTGGAGAGTCTGCCCCAGCCGTTCCCCGCCGCGGTGAAG ATCACAGTACTGGGAACTCCTGCAGAAGAAGGTGGAGGTGGCAAAATAGAGCTCATAGCAGCTGGTGCTTTTGATGATCTGGATGTTGTTTTTATGGCCCATCCAGCACAAAGTGATGCAGCTTATTTACCCGATGTGGCTGAGCATGA TGTGACTGTGAAATACTATGGAAAAGCTTCTCATGCTGCTGCTTATCCTTGGGAAGGAGTAAATGCATTAGACGCTGCTGTTCTTGCATACAACAATATATCAGTTTTAAGACAGCAAATGAAACCAACCTGGAGAGTTCATG GTATAATAAAAAATGGTGGCGTGAAACCTAATATCATCCCTTCTTACACTGAGCTAGAGTTTTACTTGCGTGCCCCTTCACTGAAGGACCTCACCATTCTGACAGAGAGAGCTGAAAATTGCTTCAAAGCTGCAGCTGTGGCCACAAAATGCAAA GTGGAAATCAAAGGTGGAAGGCATGACTACTACAATGTGCTTCAGAACAAGAGTCTGGAGAAAACCTACATAGAGAATGGAAAAGAGCTTGGAATGGAATTCCTTGCAGATGAGTCTTTTTTGAATGGTCCATCAG GTTCCACCGACTTTGGGAATGTTACATATGTGGTTCCTGGGATTCATCCCTATTTTTACATTGGCTCAGATGCATTGAACCATACCGAGCCATACACTGCAGCTTCAG GTCCCAAGAACTTTAGTCGGCCTAGGCCTTCCGACTATGAAGGGAAAGCACACAAGAGCAAAGCCAGTGCTGACTGCAATCTCTAA